The Streptomyces seoulensis genome contains a region encoding:
- a CDS encoding TIGR04282 family arsenosugar biosynthesis glycosyltransferase has protein sequence MTTLLVIAKEPRPGRVKTRLTPPFSPAQAAELAEAALADTLRAVAATPARRRVLVLDGRPGPWLPDGFEVVPQCAGGLDERLADAFARCTGPTLLVGMDTPQITPALLTVDFSGRDAVLGPAEDGGFWAIGMARPEPELLRGVPMSVPETGTVQRERLAAAGLRVGDLPRLRDVDTVDDARAVAALAPDTAFAARLAALTHPGAS, from the coding sequence ATGACCACCCTCCTCGTCATCGCCAAGGAACCCAGGCCGGGCCGGGTCAAGACCCGCCTCACGCCCCCGTTCTCGCCCGCCCAGGCCGCCGAGCTCGCCGAGGCGGCCCTCGCGGACACGCTGCGCGCGGTGGCCGCCACCCCGGCCCGGCGGCGGGTGCTCGTGCTGGACGGCCGGCCGGGGCCCTGGCTGCCGGACGGGTTCGAGGTCGTACCGCAGTGCGCGGGCGGCCTCGACGAGCGGCTCGCTGACGCCTTCGCCCGCTGTACCGGGCCCACCCTGCTGGTGGGCATGGACACCCCGCAGATCACCCCGGCCCTGCTGACCGTGGACTTCTCCGGCCGCGATGCCGTCCTCGGTCCCGCCGAGGACGGCGGATTCTGGGCGATCGGCATGGCGCGCCCCGAGCCCGAGCTGCTGAGAGGCGTACCGATGTCCGTGCCCGAGACGGGAACGGTGCAGCGGGAGCGGCTGGCCGCGGCCGGGCTGCGGGTGGGCGACCTGCCCCGGCTCCGGGACGTCGACACCGTCGACGACGCCCGCGCCGTCGCCGCCCTCGCCCCCGACACCGCCTTCGCCGCGCGACTGGCGGCCCTCACCCACCCTGGAGCGTCATGA
- a CDS encoding sensor histidine kinase — MRDYLLIALYAFLGAAASGLLGAAVLRLIRRRSLTASLGVVAGVGVFAMLAGTMAVAQAMFLSAHDLRVVTTVVAMAAVVALPTALLLGRRVVARSRELADAARHFGDAGAFAAPTTPATAELDALSRELAATSARLAASRERERALEASRRELVAWISHDLRTPLAGLRAMSEALEDGVAADPARYLRQIRTEVERLNDMVGDLFELSRIHAGTLPLSPARISLYDLVGDALAGVGPLAREHGVRLVGDGVRPVPVEVDGKEMSRVLANLLVNAIRRTPADGTVAIAAGRGPEGVVLSVTDGCGGIPEEDLPRVFDTGWRGTDARTPPAGAGLGLAIVRGIVEAHQGRASVRNIPGGCRFEVTLPAPAS, encoded by the coding sequence GTGCGCGACTACCTCCTCATCGCCCTCTACGCCTTCCTGGGCGCCGCCGCCTCGGGCCTGCTCGGCGCCGCCGTGCTGCGGCTGATCCGGCGCCGTTCGCTGACCGCCTCGCTCGGCGTGGTGGCGGGCGTCGGCGTGTTCGCCATGCTGGCGGGCACGATGGCCGTGGCGCAGGCGATGTTCCTCTCCGCCCACGACCTGCGGGTGGTCACCACGGTCGTCGCCATGGCGGCCGTCGTCGCCCTGCCCACCGCGCTGCTCCTGGGCCGCCGGGTCGTCGCCCGCAGCCGGGAACTGGCGGACGCCGCCCGCCACTTCGGCGACGCCGGCGCCTTCGCCGCGCCCACCACCCCGGCCACCGCCGAACTCGACGCCCTGAGCCGGGAACTGGCCGCGACCAGCGCCCGGCTGGCCGCCTCCCGCGAACGCGAACGGGCCCTGGAGGCGTCCCGGCGCGAGCTCGTCGCCTGGATCTCGCACGATCTGCGCACCCCGCTGGCCGGGCTGCGCGCCATGTCGGAGGCGCTGGAGGACGGGGTGGCCGCCGATCCCGCCCGCTATCTCCGGCAGATCCGCACCGAGGTGGAGCGCCTCAACGACATGGTCGGCGACCTCTTCGAGCTGTCCCGCATCCACGCCGGGACGCTTCCCCTCAGCCCGGCCCGGATCTCGCTGTACGACCTGGTGGGGGACGCCCTCGCCGGGGTGGGACCGCTCGCCCGCGAGCACGGCGTACGGCTGGTGGGCGACGGGGTGCGGCCGGTGCCGGTCGAGGTGGACGGCAAGGAGATGAGCCGAGTCCTCGCCAACCTGCTGGTCAACGCCATCCGCCGGACCCCGGCGGACGGCACGGTCGCGATCGCGGCCGGGCGGGGTCCGGAGGGCGTGGTGCTGTCGGTGACGGACGGCTGCGGCGGCATCCCCGAGGAGGACCTGCCCCGGGTCTTCGACACCGGCTGGCGCGGCACGGACGCGCGTACGCCTCCCGCCGGTGCGGGGCTCGGGCTGGCGATCGTCCGGGGGATCGTGGAGGCGCATCAGGGGCGGGCGAGTGTGCGGAACATCCCGGGCGGCTGCCGCTTCGAGGTGACCCTGCCCGCCCCGGCCTCCTGA
- a CDS encoding NAD-dependent epimerase/dehydratase family protein has protein sequence MRVLVTGGAGFIGSHVVDVLRASGHEAVLFDVRDDPAADVRDRAAVARALTGVDAVCHQAAMVGLGDGVADAAEYVSRNDLGTAVLLAAMAEAGVRRLVLAGSMVVYGEGRYECPAHGVVRPGPRAEADLAAGRFEPPCPECGTALAPGLVGEDTPADPRNVYAATKLAQEHLAAAWARATDGTALSLRYHNVYGPRMPRDTPYAGVAAFFRSALERGEAPRVFEDGGQRRDFVHVRDVAAANLAALTAPARPGTLTAYNTGSGEPRTVGELAEALAAAHGGPEPVVTGEFRLGDVRHVTADSSRLRAELGWAPRVAFAEGMAEFARVR, from the coding sequence ATGCGTGTATTGGTCACCGGTGGTGCCGGGTTCATCGGGTCACATGTCGTGGACGTCCTGCGGGCGTCCGGGCACGAGGCCGTGCTCTTCGACGTCCGCGACGACCCCGCCGCGGACGTCCGCGACCGCGCGGCCGTCGCCCGCGCCCTGACCGGCGTGGACGCCGTCTGCCACCAGGCGGCCATGGTGGGCCTCGGCGACGGCGTGGCCGACGCGGCCGAGTACGTGTCCCGCAACGACCTGGGCACCGCCGTCCTGCTCGCCGCGATGGCGGAGGCAGGCGTGCGCCGGCTGGTGCTGGCCGGGTCGATGGTCGTGTACGGCGAGGGCCGCTACGAGTGCCCCGCCCATGGTGTCGTGCGGCCCGGTCCGCGCGCCGAGGCCGACCTCGCTGCCGGCCGCTTCGAGCCGCCGTGTCCCGAGTGCGGCACCGCACTCGCCCCCGGCCTGGTGGGCGAGGACACCCCGGCCGACCCGCGCAACGTGTACGCCGCGACCAAGCTGGCCCAGGAGCACCTGGCCGCCGCGTGGGCCCGCGCCACCGACGGCACGGCACTCTCGCTGCGCTACCACAACGTCTACGGCCCCCGGATGCCCCGCGACACCCCGTACGCCGGAGTCGCCGCGTTCTTCCGCTCGGCGCTGGAACGCGGGGAGGCCCCAAGGGTGTTCGAGGACGGCGGTCAGCGGCGCGACTTCGTGCACGTGCGGGACGTGGCGGCCGCGAACCTCGCCGCGCTCACGGCGCCGGCCCGGCCCGGCACGCTCACCGCGTACAACACCGGCAGCGGTGAGCCCCGTACGGTGGGCGAACTCGCCGAAGCCCTGGCCGCCGCCCACGGCGGGCCCGAGCCGGTGGTCACCGGCGAGTTCCGGCTCGGGGACGTACGGCATGTCACCGCCGACTCCTCCCGGCTGCGGGCCGAGCTGGGCTGGGCGCCGCGGGTCGCCTTCGCCGAGGGGATGGCGGAGTTCGCGCGGGTCCGCTGA
- a CDS encoding class I SAM-dependent methyltransferase: MSTSIAAPAWEVSDPYTTALRTGRGPLFLRRGDGWLLPLDVERWCARADVVDRAVLERCEGAVLDVGCGPGRLVAELAARGRSALGVDVSEAAVARTHTLGGRALHRSVFDPLPGEGDWGTVLLMDGNVGIGGDVPALLHRMRELLRPGGLLIAETAPGEIDEWARVQVVDVAHGGEAVGEPFPWARVGSPALLKRARRAGWRAVAQWAEGDRCFVALRSRSASSSAEPPNRTAVISSQRVRNTSGSSPVADR; this comes from the coding sequence ATGAGCACCTCGATCGCGGCACCCGCGTGGGAAGTCTCCGACCCGTACACCACGGCGCTGCGCACCGGCCGGGGGCCGCTGTTCCTGCGCCGTGGTGACGGCTGGCTGCTGCCGCTGGACGTCGAGCGCTGGTGCGCGCGCGCCGACGTCGTGGACCGGGCGGTGCTGGAGCGCTGCGAGGGGGCGGTGCTCGACGTGGGCTGCGGACCCGGCCGGCTGGTCGCCGAACTCGCCGCGCGCGGCCGCAGCGCCCTCGGCGTCGACGTGAGCGAGGCCGCGGTGGCCCGTACCCACACGCTCGGCGGCAGGGCGCTGCACCGCTCGGTCTTCGACCCGCTGCCCGGCGAGGGCGACTGGGGCACGGTGCTGCTCATGGACGGCAACGTGGGCATCGGCGGTGACGTGCCGGCTCTGCTGCACCGGATGCGTGAACTGCTGCGCCCAGGCGGCCTGTTGATCGCCGAGACCGCGCCCGGTGAGATCGACGAGTGGGCCCGCGTGCAGGTTGTGGACGTGGCCCACGGCGGGGAGGCCGTGGGCGAGCCGTTCCCCTGGGCGCGGGTCGGCAGCCCGGCGCTGCTGAAGCGCGCACGGCGGGCCGGCTGGCGCGCGGTCGCTCAGTGGGCCGAGGGCGACCGGTGCTTCGTCGCCCTGCGCAGCCGCAGTGCGAGCAGCAGCGCGGAGCCGCCGAACAGGACGGCGGTGATCAGCAGCCAGCGGGTCAGGAACACGTCCGGGTCGAGCCCGGTGGCCGACCGGTAG
- a CDS encoding SRPBCC family protein yields MGNYDDSITVAVPADRLFDYLADVENLPAYLPRLTSVEPEGGDRVTVTAHIDPPGEPEQDVTSQAWVHVLEDGKSLEWGAPGPDDYHGRLHVAAGDESGSSRLTVELHTDNVEGEHVSRGLEEALRGIKRAAERSAR; encoded by the coding sequence ATGGGTAACTACGACGACTCGATCACCGTGGCGGTCCCGGCCGACCGCCTCTTCGACTACCTCGCGGACGTGGAGAACCTCCCGGCCTACCTCCCCCGGCTGACCTCGGTCGAGCCGGAGGGCGGCGACCGCGTCACCGTCACCGCGCACATCGACCCGCCCGGCGAGCCCGAGCAGGACGTCACCAGCCAGGCGTGGGTCCATGTGCTGGAGGACGGCAAGAGCCTGGAGTGGGGTGCGCCCGGACCCGACGACTACCACGGCCGGCTGCACGTGGCAGCGGGCGACGAGTCGGGCAGCTCGCGGCTGACCGTCGAGCTGCACACCGACAACGTCGAGGGCGAGCACGTCAGCCGCGGCCTGGAGGAGGCCCTGCGCGGCATCAAGCGCGCCGCCGAGCGGTCCGCCCGCTAG
- a CDS encoding molybdopterin-dependent oxidoreductase, translating to MRDDPRLPASPRFWRSPVRGTWFTAVLGLVLLGGISVLFVTGLVSYAAYNPDLSPVNDPTPDKGLLGLYLFDWPAGPSWLYRLNQGVHVTLGVVLVPVLLAKLWSVVPKLFALPPARSVAHALERLSLLLLVGGALFQFVTGLLNIQLDYVFPGSFYALHFYGAWVFFAAFLVHAVLKTPMALRAVRARRGGEGDEAGLAAPDPAPPTVSRRGALWLVGGGSLLLFATTVGQSLGGPLRRTALLAPHGGSDPGGGPNGFQINKTARYAGITTADTHPDAWRLVVTGPAGTVRLGRADLLRLPQHSASLPIACVEGWSTADQWWRGVRLRDLAALAGYDVDPPDVLVESLQRHGAFRRAALRANQVSDPRSLLALYVNGEALSPDHGYPARIIVPAAPGVHNTKWVARLTFGDL from the coding sequence ATGCGAGATGATCCCCGGCTTCCCGCCTCTCCCCGCTTCTGGCGTAGCCCCGTACGCGGCACCTGGTTCACCGCGGTGCTCGGGCTGGTGCTGCTCGGTGGCATCAGCGTGCTGTTCGTGACCGGTCTGGTGTCCTACGCCGCCTACAACCCGGACCTGTCGCCGGTGAACGACCCGACCCCGGACAAGGGGCTGCTCGGTCTCTACCTGTTCGACTGGCCGGCCGGGCCGTCCTGGCTGTACCGGCTGAACCAGGGCGTCCACGTCACGCTGGGCGTCGTGCTGGTCCCGGTCCTCCTGGCCAAGCTGTGGTCGGTGGTGCCGAAGCTGTTCGCGCTGCCGCCGGCCCGCTCGGTGGCGCACGCGCTGGAGCGTCTCTCGCTGCTGCTCCTGGTCGGCGGTGCCCTGTTCCAGTTCGTCACCGGGCTGCTCAACATCCAGTTGGACTACGTCTTCCCCGGTTCGTTCTACGCCCTGCACTTCTACGGCGCCTGGGTGTTCTTCGCCGCGTTCCTCGTGCACGCGGTGCTGAAGACACCCATGGCGCTGCGAGCCGTACGCGCCCGGCGGGGCGGGGAGGGTGACGAGGCGGGGCTCGCCGCCCCGGACCCGGCCCCGCCGACTGTGTCCCGGCGCGGCGCGCTGTGGCTGGTCGGCGGGGGTTCGCTGCTGCTGTTCGCCACGACCGTCGGGCAGAGCCTCGGTGGCCCGCTGCGCCGTACCGCGCTGCTCGCTCCGCACGGCGGGTCCGATCCCGGTGGCGGCCCGAACGGCTTCCAGATCAACAAGACGGCGCGCTACGCCGGTATCACCACCGCGGACACCCACCCGGACGCCTGGCGGCTGGTCGTGACCGGACCGGCCGGGACCGTGCGGCTCGGCCGGGCCGACCTGCTCCGCCTGCCCCAGCACAGTGCGTCGCTGCCGATCGCGTGTGTGGAGGGCTGGTCCACGGCGGACCAGTGGTGGCGCGGGGTGCGGCTGCGCGACCTGGCCGCGCTCGCCGGGTACGACGTCGATCCGCCCGACGTGCTCGTGGAGTCCCTCCAGCGTCACGGGGCCTTCCGCCGGGCCGCGTTGCGCGCCAACCAGGTGTCCGACCCGCGTTCGCTGCTCGCCCTGTACGTCAACGGCGAGGCGCTGTCCCCCGACCACGGCTATCCGGCGCGGATCATCGTGCCCGCCGCCCCCGGCGTCCACAACACCAAGTGGGTGGCCCGGCTGACCTTCGGAGACCTGTGA
- a CDS encoding glycosyltransferase family 2 protein codes for MNDVTTSPPPTGPDVDVVLPCLDEAEALPWVLARIPAGWRALVVDNGSTDGSAEIARAHGATVVREEQRGFGAACHAGLLAATADVVCFCDCDASLDPRLLVPFVQEVRSGGADLVLGRRRPQGRGSWPAHARAGNLALSLLLRRRTGLALRDLGPLRAARRESLLTLGLTDRRSGYPLQMVVRAADAGWQVTEHDVPYLPRSGASKVTGTWRGTWHAVRDMSRVLREAAPAQREGTAPGGTT; via the coding sequence GTGAACGACGTGACCACCTCACCCCCTCCCACCGGTCCCGACGTGGACGTCGTGCTGCCCTGCCTGGACGAGGCCGAGGCCCTGCCCTGGGTGCTGGCCCGCATCCCGGCGGGCTGGCGTGCGCTCGTCGTGGACAACGGCTCCACCGACGGCTCCGCCGAGATCGCCCGCGCCCACGGCGCGACCGTCGTGCGCGAGGAACAGCGGGGCTTCGGCGCCGCCTGCCACGCCGGGCTGCTCGCCGCCACCGCCGACGTGGTCTGCTTCTGCGACTGCGACGCCTCCCTCGACCCCCGCCTGCTGGTGCCCTTCGTCCAGGAGGTCCGTTCCGGCGGGGCCGACCTGGTGCTCGGGCGGCGCCGGCCGCAGGGGCGGGGAAGCTGGCCCGCGCACGCCCGCGCGGGCAACCTCGCGCTCTCCCTGCTGCTGCGCCGCCGCACCGGCCTGGCCCTGCGCGACCTCGGCCCGCTGCGCGCCGCCCGCCGCGAGTCACTGCTCACCCTCGGCCTCACCGACCGGCGCAGCGGCTACCCCCTTCAGATGGTGGTGCGCGCGGCCGACGCGGGCTGGCAGGTCACCGAGCACGACGTGCCGTACCTGCCCCGCTCCGGCGCCTCCAAGGTCACGGGCACCTGGCGGGGCACCTGGCACGCGGTACGGGACATGAGCCGCGTCCTGCGCGAGGCGGCCCCCGCCCAGCGGGAGGGGACGGCGCCCGGGGGAACCACGTGA
- a CDS encoding DUF4334 domain-containing protein — translation MLKDLFGAVPATAAEALDVFDEAGTVEPDFMFGTWRGAELPTGHPMDGLLAATGWWGKRFVDAETVHPLLFPAPDGASLWAFDPAKAFLGLGLTRRLPVLRNRSLVAPVTTLRPVLRTRDPKARLRSTRYRGKDTATMLYDQVPVNDVFRRLSDDAVIGAMDMRGLRSPYFFVLRRDDSLRVE, via the coding sequence ATGCTGAAGGACCTGTTCGGAGCGGTACCGGCCACCGCCGCCGAGGCCCTGGACGTGTTCGACGAAGCCGGGACGGTCGAGCCGGACTTCATGTTCGGCACCTGGCGCGGTGCCGAACTCCCCACCGGTCACCCGATGGACGGCCTGCTCGCCGCCACCGGGTGGTGGGGGAAGCGGTTCGTGGACGCCGAGACCGTCCATCCGCTGCTGTTCCCGGCGCCGGACGGTGCCTCGCTGTGGGCGTTCGACCCGGCCAAGGCGTTCCTCGGCCTCGGACTCACCCGGAGGCTGCCGGTGTTGAGGAACCGCTCGCTCGTCGCGCCGGTCACCACGCTGCGGCCCGTCCTGCGGACGCGTGACCCCAAGGCGCGGTTGCGCAGCACCCGGTACCGCGGCAAGGACACCGCCACGATGCTCTACGACCAGGTCCCGGTGAACGACGTCTTCCGCAGGCTTTCCGACGACGCGGTGATCGGCGCGATGGACATGCGCGGCCTGCGCAGCCCCTACTTCTTCGTGCTGCGCCGGGACGACTCGCTCCGGGTGGAGTAG
- a CDS encoding GNAT family N-acetyltransferase, with product MPELKLLDPGLAPAVLAFELANRGYFAAAVSDRGDEYFARFGERYDALLAEQADGVCAFYLLVAEDGSVLGRFNLYDLQDGTADLGYRVAEQVTGRGVATAAVRELCGLAVTRHALHTLRAATSHDNAASRRVLLKAGFVLTGPAGPADLGGRSGSWYQLDLVRRG from the coding sequence ATGCCCGAACTGAAGCTGCTGGACCCCGGACTGGCCCCCGCGGTGCTGGCTTTCGAGCTGGCCAACCGGGGTTACTTCGCCGCCGCCGTCTCCGACCGGGGTGACGAGTACTTCGCCCGGTTCGGCGAGCGGTACGACGCCCTGCTCGCCGAACAGGCCGACGGAGTGTGTGCCTTCTACCTGCTCGTCGCCGAGGACGGCTCGGTCCTGGGCCGGTTCAACCTCTACGACCTTCAGGACGGCACCGCCGACCTCGGCTACCGGGTGGCGGAGCAGGTCACCGGGCGGGGCGTGGCGACGGCGGCCGTACGGGAGTTGTGCGGCCTGGCCGTGACCCGGCACGCCCTGCACACCCTCCGCGCGGCCACCTCCCACGACAACGCCGCCTCCCGACGCGTCCTGCTGAAGGCCGGGTTCGTCCTCACCGGCCCGGCCGGTCCGGCCGACCTCGGCGGCAGGTCGGGTAGCTGGTACCAGCTCGACCTGGTGCGTCGAGGGTAG
- a CDS encoding response regulator transcription factor, translating to MQQPYTAPSAGPDPKRRSEAAGRVLVVDDDPTVAEVVAGYLARAGHVVDRAADGPSALACAAGHRPDLVVLDLMLPGMDGLEVCARLRERGPVPVIMLTARGDEADRVLGLEVGADDYVTKPFSPRELVLRVESVLRRTRPADRTRPGSGPLSAAGLTLDPEARRATKNGTELSLTLREFDLLAFFLRHPGRAFGREELMREVWGWEFGDLSTVTVHVRRLRGKVEDDAARPRLIRTVWGVGYRFEPDAEADDTEAEDGTHTDGTDADGTGPATESRED from the coding sequence ATGCAGCAGCCGTACACAGCCCCATCCGCCGGACCGGACCCGAAGCGGCGGTCCGAGGCCGCCGGCCGGGTCCTCGTCGTGGACGACGACCCGACCGTCGCGGAGGTCGTCGCCGGATACCTGGCCCGTGCCGGACATGTGGTGGACCGCGCCGCCGACGGTCCCTCCGCCCTCGCGTGCGCCGCCGGGCACCGGCCCGACCTGGTGGTGCTCGACCTGATGCTGCCCGGCATGGACGGCCTGGAGGTGTGCGCACGGCTGCGCGAGCGCGGCCCGGTACCGGTCATCATGCTCACGGCGCGCGGAGACGAGGCCGACCGCGTGCTCGGCCTGGAGGTCGGCGCGGACGACTATGTGACGAAGCCGTTCAGCCCGCGCGAACTGGTGCTGCGCGTGGAGTCGGTACTGCGCCGCACCCGCCCCGCCGACCGGACCCGGCCCGGTTCAGGCCCGCTCTCGGCGGCGGGCCTGACCCTTGACCCCGAAGCCCGTCGCGCCACCAAGAACGGCACCGAACTCTCGCTGACACTGCGGGAGTTCGATCTGCTGGCGTTCTTCCTGCGGCATCCGGGCCGCGCCTTCGGCCGCGAGGAACTGATGCGGGAGGTGTGGGGCTGGGAGTTCGGCGACCTGTCCACCGTCACCGTCCACGTCCGCAGGCTGCGCGGCAAGGTCGAGGACGACGCGGCCCGGCCCCGCCTGATCCGCACCGTCTGGGGCGTCGGCTACCGCTTCGAACCGGACGCGGAGGCGGACGACACGGAGGCGGAAGACGGCACGCACACGGACGGCACGGACGCGGACGGCACGGGCCCGGCCACCGAGTCGCGGGAGGACTGA